In Phreatobacter cathodiphilus, the genomic window CTCATCGCCGAGGTGGACGGCGACAGGATCACGAAGATCTCGGGCGATCCGGACCAGCCCTTCACCGCCGGCTTCGCCTGCGCCAAGGTCAATCGCGACACCGAACTCGTGCATTCGCCCGAGCGCCTGAAGACGCCCCTGAAGCGCGTCGGCCCCAAGGGCTCAGGCCGGTTCGCGTCGATCTCCTGGGACGAGGCGCTGGACGAGATCACCGCCCGCTGGAAGGCCATCATCGCCGAATCCGGCCCGCTCGCCCTCCTCGGCTACGCCTACAGCGCCCACCAGGGCCAGATGAACCGCCACATCGTCAACGGCCTGTTCTACGCCATGGGCACCAGCCGCCTGCAGGCCGGGACGGTGTGCGACAGTTGCTGCGAGACCGCGTGGGACCTGACGCTCGGCCCGGTCGGCGGCGCCGACCCGGAATCGGTGGTCGATTCCGATCTCGTCATCGCCTGGGGCTGCGACCTCATGGCGGTGAACGTGCATTTCTGGGCGAAGCTCGACGCACCCCGCAAACGCGGCGTCAAGGTCGTCGTCATCGACCCGCGCCGCAGCCGCACGGCCGCCAGCGCCGACTGGCACCTGCCGATCCGCATCGGCACGGATGCCGCTCTGGCGCTCGGCATCGTCCATATCCTGGTGCGCGACGGCCTGTGCGACCGCGCCTATCTCGCCGCCAACACGCTAGGCTTCGACCGCTGGGAACGCGAGATCGTGCCGCGCTTCACGCCGGACCGCGTGTCTGAGATCACGGGTCTGTCGGTCGCCGACATCGAGACGCTCGCGGCGATGTATGGCGCGGCGAAACGCTCCTTCATCCGCATCGGCGAGGGCATGACGCGGCTGGCCCGCGGCGGTCAGGCGCTGCGCGCCGTGGCCACCCTGCCGGCCGTCACCGGCGCCTACGGCCGGCCCGGCGGCGGCGCCTTGCTGCTCACCGCCGGCTCGATGGACTTCAACTTCTCGTCCGTCCGCAAGCCGCCCTCCGGCCCGGCCGCCACGCGCCTCGTCAACCAGAGCCTGCTCGGCCGCGAGCTCCTGGAGATGAAGGACCCGCCGCTGCGCGCCCTCTTCATCGCCGCCAA contains:
- a CDS encoding molybdopterin-containing oxidoreductase family protein — encoded protein: MKTVRVACAHDCPDLCSLIAEVDGDRITKISGDPDQPFTAGFACAKVNRDTELVHSPERLKTPLKRVGPKGSGRFASISWDEALDEITARWKAIIAESGPLALLGYAYSAHQGQMNRHIVNGLFYAMGTSRLQAGTVCDSCCETAWDLTLGPVGGADPESVVDSDLVIAWGCDLMAVNVHFWAKLDAPRKRGVKVVVIDPRRSRTAASADWHLPIRIGTDAALALGIVHILVRDGLCDRAYLAANTLGFDRWEREIVPRFTPDRVSEITGLSVADIETLAAMYGAAKRSFIRIGEGMTRLARGGQALRAVATLPAVTGAYGRPGGGALLLTAGSMDFNFSSVRKPPSGPAATRLVNQSLLGRELLEMKDPPLRALFIAANNPAVTCPEAGLVRQGLAREDLFTVVHDPFMTDTAAYADIVLPATTYLETEDFYRGYGSYYMQYSPAAVAPQGAAWSNFRLAQELARRMGVTDPIFSKSEKEILPEFFKGSTGAVAAVDPASLYDGVPVKVAPPPGQTFATPSGKLEIFSQTLADQGVPPMPDWQPDAQEEADAAKWPLRLLTAPSYFQPHTAFSGVAFLRKREGEPFCVLHPQDAAKRGLENGAKVRLFNERAAIGLVLKVADDVQPGVILVPGQRPGTEAVDGTVNMLCSDRLTDIGEGASYQSTFLDVEAWEVRA